A single region of the Anticarsia gemmatalis isolate Benzon Research Colony breed Stoneville strain chromosome 11, ilAntGemm2 primary, whole genome shotgun sequence genome encodes:
- the LOC142976544 gene encoding putative transporter svop-1, which produces MNMNTKPNRVAFEQALDMTGYSRFNLCMFILASSINISMAFEIFSISYLVPASVCELNTTNIQQGYLACVPLAGIIATSHVWGYLADTKGRRKILIVSTSMGYIASTLAAFSPNWIVLSLLKLVATACVAGAFATSLAFLGECTPVAKRSMLLILSSTVFLSGTAVMAVIAIPVLPLTFSYYIPVLDIYFNSWRLLDMIYALPIAVSAIGANFAYESPKYLVSVGRHEEALEALRGMYVLNTGKSGDSYQVHALVLDEDHRSVHKGFFASIIAQSVPMLKPPLLKDTILLSCLCCLTYMGMNSFMIWMPYMVNVFMSSVIAGNDHLTICEMIRNYQNATVVEEAKDCSLNNVAMVMVFGIIMILAVMNIGVTALVKYMGRKNIYIGLQLMAGISTICINCGPYWIVNAILFTLAVSGVFNCGFLSTYTVDLFPTYVRAMAVCLTIMVGRGSAVFGINILKRLMDNHCEYVFYLFGGLSCLGGIIGFLLPSDAKVLEQKKLNS; this is translated from the exons ATGAACATGAACACCAAGCCCAACAGGGTCGCCTTCGAGCAGGCGCTAGATATGACTG GGTACTCCCGGTTCAACTTGTGCATGTTTATACTAGCGAGCAGTATAAACATAAGCATGGCTTTCGAGATCTTCTCCATATCGTACCTGGTGCCGGCGAGCGTGTGTGAGCTGAACACTACCAATATACAACAGGGGTACCTTGCTTGTGTGCCTTTAGCAG GAATCATCGCCACATCCCACGTCTGGGGCTACCTGGCCGATACTAAAGGCAGGCGGAAGATCCTCATAGTTTCCACCTCGATGGGTTATATTGCTTCGACCCTCGCGGCTTTCTCACCCAACTGGATCGTGTTAAGTTTGCTTAAACTGGTGGCGACGGCCTG TGTAGCTGGTGCATTCGCAACATCCCTGGCCTTCCTAGGAGAATGCACTCCCGTGGCGAAGAGGAGTATGCTCCTCATCTTATCTTCCACCGTCTTTCTGTCAGGAACAGCTGTCATGGCAG TGATAGCCATCCCAGTTCTCCCGCTGACGTTCTCCTACTACATCCCCGTGCTGGACATCTACTTCAACTCCTGGCGGCTCCTGGACATGATATACGCTCTCCCTATAGCTGTCAGTGCTATTGGAGCGAACTTTGCGTATGAGAGTCCAAAGTATCTCGTCTCGGTGGGAAGGCATGAGGAAGCGCTCGAAGCCTTAAGAGGAATGTATGTGCTCAATACTGGCAAGAGTGGGGATAGTTATCAG GTACACGCACTGGTCTTGGACGAGGACCACAGATCAGTCCACAAGGGATTCTTCGCGTCCATCATCGCTCAGAGCGTACCCATGTTGAAACCACCGCTCCTGAAGGATACCATCCTATTATCCTGCCTCTGTTGCCTTACATATATGGG TATGAATTCATTCATGATATGGATGCCGTACATGGTGAACGTGTTCATGTCTTCGGTGATAGCGGGCAACGATCACCTCACCATCTGCGAGATGATCAGAAACTATCAGAATGCTACCGTAGTTGAAGAA GCGAAGGATTGTTCACTAAACAACGTTGCCATGGTTATGGTGTTTGGCATTATCATGATCCTGGCTGTGATGAACATTGGAGTCACTGCCCTCGTCAAGTATATGGGAAGAAAGAACATTTATATCGGGTTACAG TTAATGGCCGGTATTTCAACGATATGCATCAACTGCGGTCCGTATTGGATCGTGAACGCTATTCTCTTCACGCTGGCTGTGTCTGGTGTGTTCAACTGCGGCTTCCTCAGCACTTACACCGTTGATCTGTTTCCTACCTATGTCAG GGCTATGGCCGTATGTCTGACCATCATGGTAGGCCGGGGCAGTGCGGTCTTCGGCATCAACATCCTGAAGCGTCTGATGGACAACCATTGTGAATACGTGTTCTACTTGTTTGGAGGTCTATCATGCC TTGGTGGGATAATCGGCTTTCTGCTGCCTTCAGACGCGAAGGTATTAGAACAGAAGAAACTGAACAGTTGA
- the LOC142976545 gene encoding putative transporter svop-1, producing MNMNTKPNRVAFEQALDMTGYARYNLCMFILCASIILGMTFEIFSVSYLVPASVCELHTTNVQQGLVACVPLAGIIATSHIWGYLADTKGRRKILIISMTLSYISGTCAAFSPNWIVLSFLKFISSASVSGAFALSVTLLSECTPMRRRSVLVILSTSVFLTGTGVMAVLSIPILPLSFSYYIPVLDIYFNSWRLLDLIFAMPCAISALGAVFAYESPKYLLSVGRNKEALEVLRGMYVMNYGKSGDSYEVDELILDEDSKSTGHKGFFASMVAQTMPMLRPPLLKHTVLLSCLYVISYMSSNSFTVWLPFIVNAFMTSVMEGNSHLTVCEMIRIYQNSTTVVESTDCSMNSFAMTMVFGINFILAIMNIGMSGLVNKLGRKNLFIGVQVVAGVSALCINSSPFWMLSAVLFMCFMSGVFNFGFLSTFSVDIFPTYVKAMAVCLTLMVGRGSAIFGINILKRLLDNNCEYAFYIFGSVTCFGGIVGLLLPSDAKIRDHKKALKS from the exons ATGAACATGAACACCAAGCCCAACAGGGTCGCCTTCGAGCAGGCGCTCGATATGACTG GATATGCACGGTACAATCTGTGCATGTTCATTTTGTGCGCCAGCATCATCCTGGGCATGACTTTCGAGATCTTCTCCGTGTCGTACCTGGTGCCGGCTAGTGTGTGTGAACTACACACCACTAATGTACAGCAGGGATTGGTGGCTTGTGTGCCTTTGGCAG GAATCATCGCCACGTCCCACATCTGGGGATATCTCGCTGACACGAAAGGCAGGCGGAAGATCCTCATCATCTCCATGACGTTGAGTTACATATCTGGAACCTGTGCCGCCTTCTCACCCAACTGGATAGTGCTTAGCTTCTTGAAATTTATATCTTCGGCCTC AGTGTCCGGTGCGTTTGCGTTATCGGTGACATTACTTAGCGAGTGTACTCCGATGAGAAGAAGGAGTGTTCTTGTCATCCTGTCTACCAGCGTCTTCTTAACTGGCACGGGAGTCATGGCAG TCTTGTCCATCCCAATCCTACCGCTGTCGTTCTCCTACTACATCCCAGTGCTGGACATCTACTTCAACTCCTGGCGGCTCCTCGACCTGATCTTCGCAATGCCATGTGCCATCAGCGCTCTGGGTGCGGTGTTCGCCTATGAGAGTCCCAAGTACCTCCTCTCAGTGGGCAGGAATAAGGAGGCTCTGGAGGTCTTACGAGGAATGTATGTGATGAATTATGGCAAGAGTGGCGATAGCTATGAG GTTGATGAGCTGATATTAGACGAGGACAGCAAGTCAACTGGTCACAAAGGTTTCTTCGCATCCATGGTGGCTCAAACAATGCCTATGCTGAGACCACCGCTCTTGAAACATACCGTCCTGCTCTCCTGTCTCTATGTCATCAGTTATATGTC TTCCAATTCGTTCACGGTATGGCTGCCGTTCATTGTTAATGCGTTCATGACGTCTGTGATGGAAGGCAACTCACATCTCACCGTCTGCGAGATGATCAGGATCTATCAGAACTCGACCACTGTGGTTGAG AGTACAGACTGCTCAATGAACAGCTTCGCCATGACGATGGTGTTCGGCATCAACTTCATTCTAGCCATCATGAACATAGGCATGAGTGGGCTCGTCAACAAGCTCGGCAGGAAGAACCTCTTTATTGGCGTTCAG GTGGTGGCAGGTGTATCAGCCCTATGCATCAACAGCAGTCCGTTCTGGATGCTGAGCGCTGTTTTGTTCATGTGCTTCATGAGCGGAGTCTTCAACTTCGGCTTCCTCAGCACTTTCAGCGTCGATATCTTCCCTACTTATGTTAA GGCTATGGCGGTATGTCTAACGCTGATGGTGGGCCGTGGCAGCGCCATCTTCGGCATCAACATCCTCAAGCGGCTGCTGGACAACAACTGCGAATATGCCTTCTACATCTTCGGATCTGTTACATGCT tCGGTGGAATCGTAGGCCTGCTGCTGCCGTCAGACGCAAAAATAAGGGACCACAAGAAAGCATTAAAAAGTTGA